A part of Larkinella insperata genomic DNA contains:
- a CDS encoding cytochrome b/b6 domain-containing protein, which translates to MKRIIHKHPLAIRWFHWINVPILFVMIWSGLLIYWAWDPYQIQLGDTVLIQFFPDSFYQALKLRRRLAEGMSWHFVFMWLFAINGMLYVLYTLISGEWRLLVPNRQSFREAGQVLLHDLGIRKTAPLQAKYNGAQRIAYTAIILMGLGSLLTGLAIYKPTQFAGLTSLLGGYEGARLWHFILTIGYVLFFVIHVAQVIRAGWNTFRSMITGFEVEKRMPERTSSNTAE; encoded by the coding sequence CAATTCGCTGGTTTCACTGGATTAACGTACCGATCCTGTTTGTCATGATCTGGAGCGGTCTGCTCATTTACTGGGCCTGGGACCCGTACCAAATTCAGCTTGGCGACACGGTACTGATCCAGTTTTTCCCGGATTCCTTTTACCAGGCATTGAAGCTGCGTCGGCGGCTGGCCGAGGGCATGTCGTGGCATTTTGTGTTCATGTGGCTGTTCGCCATCAACGGGATGTTGTACGTTCTGTACACCCTGATTTCCGGCGAATGGCGGCTACTGGTGCCCAACCGGCAATCGTTCCGGGAAGCCGGGCAGGTGCTGCTTCATGATCTGGGCATTCGCAAAACCGCTCCCCTGCAGGCAAAATACAACGGTGCCCAGCGCATTGCCTATACCGCCATTATCCTGATGGGGCTGGGTTCGCTGCTGACGGGGTTGGCAATCTACAAACCCACGCAGTTCGCGGGTCTGACCAGCCTGCTGGGTGGTTACGAGGGTGCCCGGCTGTGGCATTTTATACTGACCATCGGCTACGTTTTGTTTTTTGTTATTCACGTCGCGCAGGTCATCCGGGCCGGTTGGAACACGTTCCGGTCGATGATTACCGGTTTTGAAGTGGAGAAGCGTATGCCGGAAAGGACTTCCTCCAACACGGCGGAGTAA